A genomic region of Miscanthus floridulus cultivar M001 chromosome 3, ASM1932011v1, whole genome shotgun sequence contains the following coding sequences:
- the LOC136544222 gene encoding alpha carbonic anhydrase 8-like, translating into MAHVSLPLFLSLSRPRIAELCAAAACALPPSAGLARAAPAPAPRHARAAPCPAPPAPLRAYPARTAPRPLARPEPRGHPAPRPSGLPAPRLVVLHRRPRPALPPSTTTGLVPPCRPPPPASPRLAALHHRPRPRPPCLPRPSSQTRRAEPRASYARRAPPLSSATPP; encoded by the coding sequence atggcccacgtctctcttcctctcttcctctccctctctcgccctaggaTAGCCGAGCTCTGCGCTGCCGCTGCCTGCGCCCTTCCTCCATCGGCCGGCCtcgcccgcgccgcgcccgcgcccgcgccacgcCACGCCCGCGCCGCTCCGTGCCCCGCCCCGCCCGCACCGCTCCGCGCCTACCCCGCCCGCACCGCTCCACGCCCGCTCGCGCGCCCCGAGCCCCGCGGCCACCCCGCGCCGCGCCCCAGCGGACTGCCCGCGCCCCGCCTTGTCGTCCTCCATcgtcggcctcgccccgccttgccgccctccaccaccaccggcctcgtcccgccttgccgccctccaccgccggcctcgccccgccttgccgccctccaccacCGTCCTCGGCCGCGACCGccgtgcctcccgcgcccgtcgagccagACTCGTCGCGCGGAGCCCCGGGCATCCTACGCCCGCCGTGCACCACCACTATCGTCAGCCACGCCACCCTGA
- the LOC136542088 gene encoding ETHYLENE INSENSITIVE 3-like 3 protein — protein MDQLAMLATELGDSSDFEVEGIQNLTENDVSDEEIEPEDLARRMWKDRVRLRRIKERQQKLALQQAELEKLRPKPISNHAMRKKMSRAHDGILKYMLKLMQVCNARGFVYGIIPDKGKPVSGASDNIRAWWKEKVKFDKNGPAAIEKYESENIVTANAQSGGSKNQHSLMDLQDATLGSLLSSLMQHCDPPQRKYPLEKGVPPPWWPSGKEEWWIARGLPSGQIPPYKKPHDLKKVWKAGVLTGVIKHMSPNFDKIRNHVRKSKCLQDKMTAKESLIWLGVLQREESLVHRIDNGVSEITQRSMPEDRNGDTNSSSNEYDVYGFEDAPVSTSSKDDEQDLSPVAQSAVEHVPKRGKERAYNNHPNQIVPGKAKEPPKRKKARHSSTVTEPDARRVDAPENSRNLIPDMNRLDQVEIQGMSNQIVIFDHGGTTTEALQHRGDAQVQVHLPGAEVNNFNSAPTANPTPISIYMGDQPLPYQNNDSTRSRSENSFPVDAHPGLNNLPSSYQNLPPKQSLPLSMMDHHVVPMGIRAPTDSIPYGDHILGGGNSTSVPGDMQQLIDFPFYCEQDKFVGSSFEGLPLDYISISSPIPDIDDLLHDDDLMEYLGT, from the coding sequence ATGGATCAACTTGCCATGCTTGCGACGGAGCTGGGTGACTCGTCGGACTTTGAGGTGGAGGGCATCCAGAACCTCACTGAGAATGATGTCAGTGACGAGGAGATTGAGCCTGAGGACCTGGCGCGGCGAATGTGGAAGGACAGAGTCAGGCTGAGGAGGATCAAGGAGCGGCAGCAGAAGCTTGCCCTGCAGCAGGCAGAGCTGGAGAAGTTGAGGCCCAAGCCGATATCCAACCACGCCATGCGCAAGAAGATGTCAAGGGCGCATGACGGGATCCTCAAGTACATGCTCAAGCTGATGCAGGTGTGCAATGCGCGTGGGTTCGTGTACGGGATCATCCCGGACAAGGGGAAGCCTGTCAGTGGTGCTTCCGATAATATCAGAGCTTGGTGGAAGGAGAAGGTGAAGTTTGATAAGAATGGGCCTGCGGCAATTGAGAAATACGAGTCTGAGAACATAGTAACTGCTAATGCCCAGAGTGGTGGAAGTAAGAACCAGCACAGCTTGATGGATCTCCAAGATGCCACTCTTGGTTCACTGCTTTCCTCATTGATGCAGCATTGTGATCCACCGCAGCGCAAGTACCCATTGGAGAAGGGTGTTCCGCCCCCTTGGTGGCCTTCAGGGAAGGAGGAATGGTGGATTGCCCGGGGCCTTCCAAGCGGCCAAATTCCTCCTTACAAGAAACCACATGATCTTAAGAAGGTTTGGAAGGCTGGTGTGCTTACAggtgtgatcaagcacatgtctCCCAACTTTGATAAGATAAGAAATCATGTACGAAAATCAAAATGTTTGCAGGATAAAATGACTGCAAAAGAAAGCCTGATTTGGCTGGGAGTTCTACAGAGAGAAGAAAGCCTTGTTCACAGAATCGACAATGGTGTATCAGAGATTACTCAGCGCAGTATGCCAGAGGACAGAAATGGAGACACAAATAGCAGCAGTAATGAGTATGATGTGTATGGTTTTGAGGATGCTCCTGTTTCTACATCATCTAAAGATGATGAACAAGATCTGTCTCCAGTTGCACAATCTGCTGTTGAGCATGTCCCAAAAAGAGGAAAGGAAAGGGCTTACAATAACCACCCTAATCAGATCGTTCCTGGTAAGGCAAAAGAACCACCAAAGAGAAAAAAAGCACGCCACAGCTCCACTGTTACCGAGCCAGATGCACGTAGAGTTGATGCACCAGAAAACTCAAGAAATTTGATTCCTGATATGAATAGACTGGATCAAGTAGAAATCCAAGGCATGTCTAACCAGATTGTCATCTTTGACCATGGGGGCACCACAACTGAAGCTTTACAACACAGAGGAGATGCTCAAGTACAGGTCCATCTTCCTGGTGCTGAGGTCAATAACTTCAATAGTGCCCCAACTGCAAACCCTACTCCTATAAGCATATATATGGGTGACCAGCCTTTACCTTATCAAAATAATGACAGCACAAGGTCGAGATCTGAAAATAGTTTTCCAGTAGATGCTCATCCTGGTTTAAATAATCTGCCCAGCAGTTATCAGAACTTACCTCCGAAACAATCACTGCCACTTTCCATGATGGATCATCATGTGGTTCCCATGGGTATCAGGGCACCTACTGATAGCATTCCTTATGGTGATCATATACTAGGTGGTGGAAATTCAACTTCTGTTCCTGGAGATATGCAGCAGCTCATAGATTTTCCTTTCTATTGTGAACAAGATAAGTTTGTTGGCAGTTCCTTTGAAGGATTGCCTTTAGACTATATCAGTATCAGTAGTCCAATCCCAGATATTGATGACTTGCTGCATGATGATGATTTAATGGAATACTTGGGGACATAA